One window from the genome of Pantoea cypripedii encodes:
- a CDS encoding glucan biosynthesis protein D: MNRRKFMKASMALSALSGMTGLSTLFAQSAWADDGIADGTAVRFDFDVLKKKAAALAKQPWGGAPGPLPDTLANLTPQAYNEIQYDANHSLWNNIPNRELDVQFFHVGMGFKRRIRMFSVDADSREAREIHFRPELFNYNNANVDTKQLVGKTDLGFAGFRAFKKPELARRDIVSFLGASYFRAVDETYQYGLSARGVAVNTFSNGHEEFPDFTAFWFETPKAEDTTFVVYALLDGASVTGAYKFTIHCEAERVVMEVENHLFARNEIRQLGIAPMTSMFSCGTNERRMCNTYHPQIHDSDRLAMWTGNGEWIARPLNNPQRLQFNAYQDENPRGFGLLQLNHDFKDYQDVIGWYDKRPSLWVEPIGKWGKGAINLMEIPTTGETLDNIVCFWQPAEPVKAGSEFNFQYKLYWSGLPPVRSGLARVDATRTGIGGFPEGWAPGEHFPEQWSRRFAVDFVGGDLKAAAPKGIEPVITVSAGTIKQIEILYVEPLNGYRILFDWYPNSDSTKPVDMRLFLRTKDETLSETWLYQYFPPPPDQRKYVDDRQMTPG, translated from the coding sequence ATGAATCGTAGAAAGTTTATGAAAGCGTCAATGGCCCTCTCTGCCCTGAGCGGCATGACGGGTCTGTCCACGTTGTTTGCGCAGTCCGCCTGGGCCGATGATGGCATCGCCGACGGGACTGCGGTTCGCTTCGATTTCGATGTACTGAAAAAGAAAGCCGCCGCACTCGCCAAACAGCCCTGGGGTGGCGCACCTGGCCCGCTGCCTGATACCCTGGCCAATCTGACCCCACAGGCCTATAACGAAATTCAGTACGACGCCAACCATTCGCTGTGGAATAACATCCCCAATCGCGAACTGGATGTGCAATTTTTCCATGTCGGCATGGGGTTCAAACGCCGTATCCGCATGTTTTCCGTCGATGCCGACAGCCGTGAGGCGCGTGAAATCCACTTCCGCCCGGAACTGTTCAACTACAACAATGCCAACGTTGATACCAAACAGCTGGTCGGTAAAACCGATCTCGGCTTTGCCGGTTTCCGCGCGTTTAAAAAGCCGGAGCTGGCGCGTCGCGATATCGTCTCCTTCCTCGGCGCCAGCTACTTCCGCGCCGTCGATGAAACTTATCAGTACGGCCTTTCTGCCCGTGGCGTGGCGGTAAATACCTTCAGCAACGGTCATGAAGAGTTTCCGGACTTCACTGCCTTCTGGTTTGAAACCCCGAAAGCCGAAGACACCACCTTTGTGGTGTATGCCCTGCTGGATGGTGCCAGCGTCACCGGTGCCTACAAGTTCACCATTCACTGCGAAGCAGAACGCGTGGTGATGGAGGTGGAAAATCACCTGTTTGCCCGCAACGAGATCCGTCAGCTGGGTATCGCGCCAATGACCAGCATGTTCAGCTGCGGCACCAATGAACGTCGCATGTGCAACACCTATCATCCGCAGATCCATGACTCCGATCGTCTGGCGATGTGGACCGGTAACGGTGAATGGATCGCCCGTCCGTTGAACAACCCGCAGCGTTTGCAGTTCAACGCCTATCAGGACGAGAACCCGCGTGGCTTTGGCCTGTTGCAGCTCAATCATGACTTTAAAGATTATCAGGATGTGATTGGCTGGTATGACAAACGTCCGAGCCTGTGGGTCGAGCCAATTGGCAAATGGGGTAAAGGGGCCATCAATCTGATGGAAATCCCAACCACCGGTGAAACGCTGGATAACATCGTCTGCTTCTGGCAACCGGCTGAACCGGTGAAAGCCGGCAGCGAATTCAACTTCCAGTACAAACTGTACTGGAGCGGTCTGCCGCCGGTGCGTAGCGGTCTGGCGCGCGTTGATGCCACCCGTACCGGTATCGGTGGCTTCCCGGAAGGCTGGGCGCCGGGCGAGCATTTCCCGGAGCAGTGGAGCCGTCGTTTTGCGGTGGATTTCGTCGGTGGCGATTTGAAAGCCGCTGCACCTAAGGGTATCGAACCGGTGATTACCGTGTCAGCCGGTACCATTAAACAGATTGAGATTCTCTACGTGGAACCGCTGAATGGCTACCGCATCCTGTTTGACTGGTATCCGAACAGCGATTCCACTAAGCCGGTGGATATGCGCCTGTTCCTGCGCACCAAAGACGAAACCCTGAGTGAAACCTGGTTGTATCAGTACTTCCCGCCGCCGCCGGATCAGCGTAAATACGTTGATGACCGGCAGATGACGCCGGGCTGA
- a CDS encoding nicotinamide mononucleotide deamidase-related protein YfaY produces MIRVEMLSTGDEVLHGQIVDTNAAWLADVLFQHGLPMTSRSTVGDTLPSLVEALLGRSQIADVLIVNGGLGPTSDDLSALAAATASDSHLVLHQEWLEKMEAWFAGRGRIMAPSNRKQAEIPANAELIDNPVGTACGFALQLNRCWIFFTPGVPSEFKVMVEQEILPRLKARFALPEPPLCLRLTTFGRGESDLAAELEPLPLPDGVVMGYRSSMPIIEIKLTGPASQRVAMEQVWQQVKLQLAECTIFHGTEGLPALLARELAARELTLTISESYTAGLLQWQLASADVPLRAGNVLPEQTETLEQQVQRIRDFAAQQQADVALAVGTLREGEVSIALHTPQASWGQRVKFNHGRHNLEIRQKVVAMMAMNMLRRWLHGSEVSTGHGWIDVLETVKL; encoded by the coding sequence GTGATACGAGTTGAAATGCTCTCAACGGGCGATGAAGTGTTACATGGGCAGATCGTGGATACCAACGCAGCCTGGCTGGCTGATGTGCTGTTTCAGCACGGTTTGCCGATGACCAGCCGCAGCACGGTAGGTGATACACTGCCATCGCTGGTGGAGGCGCTACTGGGCCGTAGCCAGATTGCCGATGTGCTGATTGTCAATGGCGGCCTTGGCCCTACCAGCGATGATCTCAGCGCCCTGGCGGCAGCCACGGCCAGCGACAGCCATCTGGTGCTGCATCAGGAGTGGCTGGAGAAAATGGAAGCCTGGTTTGCCGGACGTGGACGCATCATGGCACCGAGCAACCGTAAGCAGGCAGAAATACCCGCTAACGCTGAATTGATCGATAACCCGGTCGGTACTGCCTGTGGTTTTGCGCTGCAACTCAATCGCTGCTGGATTTTCTTCACCCCAGGCGTGCCATCAGAATTCAAAGTGATGGTCGAGCAGGAGATCCTGCCGCGTCTGAAAGCGCGCTTCGCATTGCCGGAACCCCCCTTGTGCCTGCGTCTGACCACCTTTGGTCGCGGCGAAAGCGATTTAGCGGCGGAACTGGAGCCGCTGCCACTCCCTGACGGCGTGGTGATGGGCTATCGTTCCTCGATGCCGATTATTGAAATCAAGCTCACCGGCCCGGCCAGCCAGCGTGTGGCGATGGAGCAGGTGTGGCAGCAGGTCAAACTGCAACTGGCGGAATGCACCATTTTTCACGGTACCGAAGGCTTACCGGCGTTGCTGGCGCGTGAGCTGGCGGCGCGTGAGTTGACGCTGACGATCAGCGAATCTTACACCGCCGGTTTGTTGCAGTGGCAGCTGGCATCAGCCGACGTACCGTTACGGGCTGGCAATGTGTTGCCGGAGCAGACGGAAACGCTGGAGCAACAGGTGCAGCGCATCCGTGATTTTGCCGCGCAGCAGCAGGCCGATGTGGCGCTGGCAGTGGGCACGTTGCGTGAAGGAGAAGTGTCGATTGCGCTGCACACCCCGCAAGCCAGCTGGGGTCAGCGGGTGAAATTTAACCACGGGCGGCATAACCTGGAGATTCGCCAGAAGGTGGTGGCGATGATGGCGATGAATATGCTGCGTCGCTGGCTGCACGGTAGCGAAGTCAGCACCGGACACGGCTGGATTGATGTGCTGGAGACGGTGAAGCTGTAA
- the nrdA gene encoding class 1a ribonucleoside-diphosphate reductase subunit alpha, with the protein MNQSLLVTKRDGRQERIDLDKIHRVLDWAAEGLSNVSVSQVELRSHIQFYDGIRTSDIHETIIKAAADLISRDAPDYQYLAARLAIFHLRKKAYGQFEPPSLFDQVVKMVEMGKYDRHLLEDYSKEEFEQMDGFIDHWRDMNFSYAAVKQLEGKYLAQNRVTGEIYESAQFLYILVAACLFSGYPRDTRMDYVKRFYDAVSTFKISLPTPIMSGVRTPTRQFSSCVLIECGDSLDSINATSSAIVKYVSQRAGIGINAGRIRALGSPIRGGEAFHTGCIPFYKHFQTAVKSCSQGGVRGGAATLFYPMWHLEVESLLVLKNNRGVEGNRVRHMDYGVQINKLMYQRLLKGEEITLFSPSDVPGLYDAFFANQDEFERLYTTYEKDDSIRKQRVKAVDLFSLMMQERASTGRIYIQNVDHCNTHSPFDPAIAPVRQSNLCLEIALPTKPLDDVNDENGEIALCTLSAFNLGAIDSLDDLEELATLAVRALDALLDYQDYPIPAAKRGAMGRRTLGIGVINFAYYLAKNGVRYSDGSANNLTHRTFEAIQYYLLKASNELAKEQGACPWFNETTYAQGILPTDTYKKDLDSICNEPLHLDWETLRESIKTHGLRNSTLSALMPSETSSQISNATNGIEPPRGHISIKASKDGILRQVVPEYERLKDQYELLWEMPSNDGYLQLVGVMQKFIDQAISSNTNYDPNRFANGKVPMKQLLKDLLTAYKFGVKTLYYQNTRDGAEDAQDDLAPSIQDDGCESGACKI; encoded by the coding sequence ATGAACCAAAGTCTGCTCGTTACTAAACGCGATGGCCGCCAGGAGCGCATTGATCTCGACAAAATTCACCGTGTACTGGACTGGGCAGCCGAAGGGCTGAGCAACGTTTCAGTGTCACAGGTTGAACTGCGTTCCCACATTCAGTTCTATGATGGTATTCGGACCTCCGACATCCATGAGACCATCATCAAGGCCGCTGCAGACCTTATTTCTCGCGATGCCCCGGATTATCAGTACCTCGCCGCACGCCTGGCGATTTTCCATCTGCGTAAGAAAGCCTACGGCCAGTTTGAACCGCCGTCGCTGTTCGACCAGGTGGTCAAAATGGTCGAGATGGGCAAATACGATCGCCATCTGCTGGAAGACTACAGCAAAGAAGAGTTCGAGCAGATGGACGGCTTTATTGACCACTGGCGCGACATGAACTTCTCCTATGCCGCGGTGAAGCAGCTGGAAGGTAAATACCTGGCGCAGAACCGTGTGACCGGTGAAATCTACGAGAGCGCGCAGTTCCTGTATATTCTGGTGGCGGCCTGCCTGTTCTCCGGCTACCCGCGTGACACGCGCATGGATTACGTCAAACGTTTCTATGATGCGGTCTCCACCTTCAAGATTTCGCTGCCGACGCCCATTATGTCCGGTGTCCGTACCCCGACGCGTCAGTTCAGCTCTTGCGTATTGATCGAGTGTGGCGACAGCCTCGACTCCATCAACGCCACCTCCAGCGCCATTGTGAAATACGTTTCACAGCGTGCCGGTATCGGTATCAACGCTGGCCGCATCCGTGCGCTGGGCAGCCCGATTCGTGGCGGTGAAGCGTTCCACACCGGTTGTATCCCGTTCTACAAACATTTCCAGACTGCGGTCAAATCCTGCTCGCAGGGTGGCGTGCGCGGTGGTGCAGCCACCCTGTTCTACCCGATGTGGCATCTGGAAGTTGAAAGCCTGCTGGTGTTGAAAAACAACCGTGGCGTCGAAGGCAACCGCGTCCGTCATATGGACTACGGTGTGCAGATCAACAAACTGATGTATCAGCGTCTGCTGAAAGGTGAAGAGATCACCCTGTTCAGCCCGTCTGACGTGCCTGGCCTGTATGATGCCTTCTTCGCCAATCAGGACGAATTTGAGCGTCTGTACACCACTTACGAGAAAGACGACAGCATCCGTAAACAGCGCGTGAAAGCGGTCGATCTGTTCTCGCTGATGATGCAGGAACGTGCCTCAACTGGCCGTATCTACATCCAGAACGTTGACCACTGCAACACCCACAGCCCGTTTGATCCGGCTATCGCGCCGGTGCGTCAGTCTAACCTGTGCCTGGAAATCGCCCTGCCGACCAAGCCGCTGGATGATGTTAACGACGAAAACGGTGAAATCGCCCTGTGTACGCTGTCTGCGTTCAACCTCGGCGCGATTGACAGCCTCGACGATCTGGAAGAACTGGCGACCCTGGCCGTGCGCGCCCTCGATGCCCTGCTCGATTACCAGGACTACCCGATCCCGGCCGCTAAGCGTGGCGCGATGGGCCGTCGTACCCTGGGAATTGGTGTGATTAACTTCGCCTACTACCTGGCGAAAAACGGTGTTCGTTACTCCGATGGCAGCGCCAACAACCTGACGCACAGAACGTTCGAAGCGATTCAGTACTATCTGCTGAAGGCGTCTAACGAACTGGCGAAAGAGCAAGGTGCCTGCCCGTGGTTCAACGAAACCACCTATGCGCAGGGCATTCTGCCGACCGATACCTATAAAAAGGATCTCGACAGCATCTGCAACGAACCGCTGCATCTCGACTGGGAAACGCTGCGTGAGTCGATCAAAACCCACGGCCTGCGTAACTCCACGCTGTCTGCCCTGATGCCGTCTGAAACCTCGTCGCAGATTTCTAACGCCACCAACGGTATCGAGCCGCCGCGCGGTCATATCAGCATCAAAGCCTCGAAAGATGGCATCCTGCGCCAGGTGGTGCCGGAATACGAGCGTCTGAAAGATCAGTACGAGCTGCTGTGGGAAATGCCTTCCAACGACGGTTATTTGCAGCTGGTTGGCGTGATGCAGAAGTTTATTGACCAGGCGATTTCGTCGAACACCAACTACGATCCGAACCGCTTCGCCAACGGCAAAGTGCCGATGAAGCAGTTGTTGAAAGATCTGCTGACCGCTTACAAGTTTGGCGTGAAAACCCTGTACTACCAAAACACCCGCGACGGTGCCGAGGATGCACAGGACGATCTGGCCCCTTCCATTCAGGATGACGGCTGCGAAAGCGGCGCTTGTAAGATTTAA
- the elaB gene encoding stress response protein ElaB, whose protein sequence is MSSSDQFETRLDDDLALLTETLEEVLRSSGDPADQKYIELKTKAEQALEEVKSRVSHASDSYYYRAKKAAYRADDYVHDKPWQGIGIGAAAGLFLGLLLARR, encoded by the coding sequence ATGTCATCTTCTGATCAATTTGAAACCCGTCTTGATGACGATCTGGCCTTGCTGACCGAAACGCTGGAAGAAGTGCTGCGTTCATCGGGCGATCCGGCCGATCAAAAGTATATCGAACTGAAAACCAAAGCGGAGCAGGCGCTGGAAGAGGTGAAATCACGCGTCAGCCATGCCTCTGACAGTTACTACTATCGGGCGAAAAAAGCCGCTTATCGTGCCGATGATTACGTGCACGATAAACCCTGGCAGGGGATTGGCATCGGTGCCGCCGCCGGGTTGTTCTTAGGGTTGCTGCTGGCCCGTCGTTAA
- the yfaE gene encoding class I ribonucleotide reductase maintenance protein YfaE: MSRSVVILRSSGTRLECAEEHPNLLATLEAHNLCVEFQCREGYCGSCRMRLLKGEVQYAETPLAFIQQGEFLPCCCKAKGEIEIEL; the protein is encoded by the coding sequence ATGAGCCGTTCCGTCGTCATTCTGCGCAGCTCCGGCACCCGGCTGGAGTGCGCAGAAGAACATCCCAACCTGCTCGCTACACTCGAAGCGCATAATTTGTGTGTTGAGTTCCAGTGTCGCGAAGGCTACTGCGGTTCCTGCCGGATGCGTTTGCTGAAGGGTGAAGTGCAGTACGCTGAGACACCGCTGGCGTTTATCCAGCAGGGCGAGTTTTTGCCCTGCTGTTGTAAAGCCAAAGGCGAGATTGAGATCGAGCTGTAA
- a CDS encoding GNAT family N-acetyltransferase yields MEINWLDIHHRDLSLQQLYALLALRSEVFVVEQQCPYLDVDGQDLVAENRHLLGMHGDQLVAYARLLSPADAQSPVKIGRVIVSDRARGINLGNRLMTQALQVCQQHWPQQTQFLSAQAHLQSFYGRHGFVAVSDIYLEDDIPHIDMQK; encoded by the coding sequence ATGGAAATTAACTGGCTGGATATTCATCATCGTGATTTGAGCCTGCAACAATTGTATGCGTTGCTGGCACTGCGCAGTGAAGTGTTTGTGGTGGAGCAGCAATGCCCTTACCTTGATGTCGATGGGCAGGATCTGGTGGCAGAGAATCGTCATCTGTTAGGGATGCACGGTGATCAACTGGTGGCTTATGCGCGTCTTCTGTCACCCGCTGATGCGCAAAGTCCGGTGAAGATAGGCCGTGTTATCGTCTCGGATCGTGCACGCGGTATCAATCTGGGTAACCGTTTAATGACCCAGGCATTGCAGGTTTGCCAGCAGCACTGGCCGCAACAGACACAATTCCTCTCTGCCCAGGCGCATCTGCAATCGTTCTATGGTCGCCATGGCTTTGTCGCGGTGAGTGACATTTATCTGGAAGACGATATTCCGCATATCGACATGCAAAAATAA
- the lsrK gene encoding autoinducer-2 kinase translates to MTHSHAPHLMALDAGTGSIRAVIFNLQGEQIAVAQAEWQHLALPDVPGSMEFDLSKNWQLACQCMRQVLQRAQLPASAIRSVACCSMREGIVLYNKAGEAIWACANVDARASREVSELKEIHHGEFEREIYQCSGQTLALGAMPRLLWLAHHRPDIYRQAATLTMISDWLAKCLSGELAVDPSNAGTTGLLDLRTRNWRPELLEMAGLRGNMLSPVAETGTALGFVTADAADACGLLQGTVVAMGGGDVQLGTLGLGVVNAGETAVLGGTFWQQVVNLPQPQVDPAMNIRINPHVIPGMAQAEAISFFTGLTMRWFRDAFCGEEKLLAERLGVDCYSLLEEMAARIPAGSWGVMPVFSDAMHFNKWYHAAPSFINLSIDPDRCNKQTLFRALEENAAIVSACNLDQVAAFSGVRASHLVFAGGGAKGKLWSQILSDVTGLTVKVPQVKEATALGCAIAAGVAAGLYSNLAETGRDLVRWEREFQPNADNHTLYQQQKTVWQQVYADQLTLVDSGLTTSMWKAPGL, encoded by the coding sequence ATGACGCACTCGCACGCCCCGCATTTAATGGCGCTCGACGCCGGCACCGGCAGCATTCGCGCGGTGATTTTTAACCTGCAAGGTGAGCAAATTGCCGTCGCGCAGGCCGAATGGCAGCACCTGGCGCTACCCGATGTGCCCGGTTCGATGGAGTTCGACCTGAGTAAAAACTGGCAGCTGGCCTGTCAGTGTATGCGCCAGGTCCTGCAACGGGCACAGCTCCCCGCCAGCGCCATCCGTAGTGTGGCTTGTTGTTCCATGCGCGAAGGTATCGTGTTGTATAACAAAGCCGGTGAGGCCATCTGGGCCTGTGCCAACGTTGATGCCCGCGCCAGCCGTGAAGTCAGTGAACTGAAAGAGATCCATCACGGCGAGTTCGAGCGTGAAATCTATCAATGCTCCGGGCAAACGCTGGCGCTCGGTGCCATGCCACGCCTGCTGTGGCTGGCACATCATCGTCCTGATATCTATCGCCAGGCCGCCACCCTGACCATGATCAGCGACTGGCTGGCAAAATGCCTCAGTGGCGAGCTGGCGGTTGATCCTTCCAATGCTGGCACCACCGGGCTGCTCGATTTACGTACCCGCAACTGGCGGCCGGAGCTGCTGGAGATGGCCGGTTTACGCGGCAATATGCTGTCTCCGGTGGCGGAAACCGGTACAGCGTTAGGTTTTGTCACCGCCGACGCGGCCGATGCCTGTGGTCTGCTACAGGGCACGGTGGTGGCGATGGGGGGCGGCGATGTACAGCTGGGCACGCTGGGATTGGGGGTGGTCAATGCCGGAGAGACGGCGGTGCTGGGTGGCACCTTCTGGCAGCAGGTGGTGAATCTGCCGCAGCCACAGGTCGATCCGGCGATGAATATTCGCATCAATCCACATGTGATTCCCGGCATGGCGCAAGCGGAAGCCATCAGCTTTTTTACCGGCCTGACCATGCGCTGGTTCCGCGATGCCTTTTGCGGTGAGGAAAAACTGCTGGCGGAACGGCTGGGGGTCGATTGCTATAGCCTGCTGGAAGAGATGGCCGCCCGGATTCCGGCCGGATCCTGGGGGGTGATGCCGGTGTTTTCTGATGCGATGCACTTTAACAAGTGGTATCACGCCGCCCCGTCGTTCATTAATCTCTCCATCGACCCGGACCGTTGTAATAAGCAAACCCTGTTCCGGGCACTCGAAGAGAACGCCGCCATTGTTTCAGCCTGCAATCTTGATCAGGTGGCGGCGTTTTCCGGCGTGCGGGCGTCGCATCTGGTGTTTGCGGGCGGCGGTGCCAAAGGAAAGTTGTGGAGCCAAATCTTAAGCGACGTCACCGGCCTGACGGTGAAAGTGCCGCAGGTAAAAGAAGCGACAGCGCTGGGCTGTGCCATTGCGGCGGGGGTCGCTGCCGGACTTTACAGCAATCTGGCCGAGACCGGACGTGACCTGGTGCGCTGGGAACGGGAGTTCCAGCCGAATGCGGATAATCATACGCTCTACCAGCAGCAAAAAACCGTATGGCAGCAGGTGTATGCTGACCAGCTGACGTTGGTGGATAGCGGCCTGACCACCTCCATGTGGAAAGCACCGGGGTTGTAA
- the lsrR gene encoding transcriptional regulator LsrR — protein MKSDLSPATGFTVENSMSEEELLARTAWFYYHDGLTQNEIGERLGLTRLKVSRLLEKGRQSGVIRVQINSRFEGCLALEHALLERFNLKQVRVLPQLHGPNLSQRLGVGAAQMLMSLLQPQQLLGVGFGETSMNTLQHLSGFIASQQIRMVTLSGGVGPYMTGIGQLDPACGISIIPAPLRASNASVAQILRQERSVQDVMLTACAADVAIVGIGALSQKRQATILRSGYISEGEQLMYGRKGAVGDILGYFMRPDGQLADAMPIHDELIAVSPAELATIPVVVGVAGGTEKAEAIIAALKGARINALVTEEDTARAMLALLQ, from the coding sequence ATGAAAAGCGATCTTAGCCCGGCTACGGGTTTCACTGTGGAAAACAGTATGAGTGAAGAAGAGCTACTGGCGCGTACCGCCTGGTTCTATTACCACGACGGACTGACACAGAACGAAATTGGTGAGCGACTCGGTCTGACTCGCCTGAAAGTGTCACGCCTGCTGGAGAAAGGACGCCAGTCCGGGGTGATTCGCGTGCAGATTAATTCGCGTTTTGAGGGATGCCTCGCACTGGAACATGCGCTGCTCGAACGCTTCAATCTGAAGCAGGTACGGGTGCTACCGCAGCTTCACGGACCGAATCTTAGCCAGCGGCTCGGGGTGGGAGCTGCCCAGATGCTGATGTCACTACTCCAGCCACAGCAGTTGCTGGGGGTAGGTTTTGGCGAGACCAGTATGAACACCCTGCAACATCTGAGCGGCTTTATTGCCTCGCAGCAGATCCGTATGGTGACGCTGTCCGGCGGCGTCGGACCTTATATGACCGGTATCGGTCAGCTGGATCCGGCTTGTGGCATCAGCATTATTCCGGCACCGCTGCGGGCTTCCAATGCCAGCGTGGCGCAAATCCTGCGTCAGGAGCGCAGCGTGCAGGACGTGATGCTGACCGCCTGCGCCGCCGATGTGGCGATTGTCGGCATCGGTGCGCTCAGCCAGAAGCGGCAGGCCACCATTTTGCGCTCGGGTTATATCAGCGAGGGTGAACAGCTGATGTATGGCCGAAAAGGCGCGGTGGGCGACATTCTTGGCTACTTTATGCGCCCCGATGGACAACTGGCGGATGCGATGCCAATCCATGACGAACTGATTGCCGTCAGTCCTGCCGAACTGGCGACGATACCTGTCGTCGTGGGGGTGGCTGGCGGCACCGAAAAAGCAGAAGCCATCATTGCCGCCCTGAAGGGGGCGCGCATTAATGCCCTGGTAACAGAAGAGGACACAGCCCGCGCGATGTTGGCGTTATTGCAGTAG
- the nrdB gene encoding class Ia ribonucleoside-diphosphate reductase subunit beta produces the protein MAYTTFSQTKNDQLKEPMFFGQSVNVARFDQQKYDIFEKLIEKQLSFFWRPEEVDVSRDRIDYQALPEHEKHIFISNLKYQTLLDSIQGRSPNVALLPLISIPELETWIETWAFSETIHSRSYTHIIRNIVNDPALVFDDIVTNEQILARAQDISKYYDDLIEMTNYWHLLGEGTHQVAGKSVTVSLRSLKKQLYICLMSVNALEAIRFYVSFACSFAFAERELMEGNAKIIRLIARDEALHLTGTQHMLNLMRTGEDDPEMKEIAAECRDECFDLFKKAAEQEKEWAEYLFSGGSMIGLNKDILCQYIEYITNIRMQAVGLDLPFQTRSNPIPWINSWLVSDNVQVAPQEVEVSSYLVGQIDSEVGEDDFNDFQL, from the coding sequence ATGGCTTACACCACATTCTCGCAAACCAAGAATGACCAGCTGAAAGAGCCGATGTTTTTCGGTCAGTCGGTCAACGTTGCCCGTTTCGATCAGCAGAAATATGACATCTTCGAAAAGCTGATCGAGAAGCAACTCTCCTTCTTCTGGCGTCCGGAAGAAGTGGACGTTTCCCGCGATCGCATCGACTATCAGGCGCTGCCGGAACACGAAAAACACATTTTTATCAGCAACCTGAAGTATCAGACGCTGCTGGATTCGATTCAGGGTCGTAGCCCGAACGTCGCGCTGTTGCCGCTGATTTCGATCCCGGAACTGGAAACCTGGATAGAAACCTGGGCGTTTTCCGAGACCATCCACTCGCGCTCCTACACCCACATCATCCGCAACATCGTTAACGATCCGGCGCTGGTGTTCGATGACATCGTCACTAACGAGCAGATCCTCGCCCGTGCGCAGGATATCTCCAAGTACTATGACGACCTGATTGAGATGACCAACTACTGGCATCTGCTGGGCGAAGGCACCCACCAGGTGGCGGGCAAAAGCGTTACCGTCAGTCTGCGTAGCCTGAAGAAGCAACTCTACATCTGCCTGATGAGCGTCAACGCGCTGGAAGCGATTCGCTTCTATGTCAGCTTCGCCTGCTCCTTTGCTTTTGCCGAGCGCGAGCTGATGGAAGGTAACGCCAAAATCATCCGCCTGATTGCCCGTGATGAAGCGCTGCACCTGACCGGGACTCAGCACATGCTGAACCTGATGCGCACCGGTGAAGACGATCCGGAAATGAAAGAGATTGCGGCAGAGTGCCGTGACGAATGCTTTGACCTGTTCAAAAAGGCAGCCGAGCAGGAAAAAGAGTGGGCAGAATATCTGTTCAGCGGCGGCTCCATGATCGGCCTGAACAAAGACATTCTGTGCCAGTACATCGAATACATCACCAATATTCGTATGCAGGCGGTAGGTCTTGATCTGCCTTTCCAGACCCGCTCCAACCCGATTCCGTGGATCAACAGCTGGCTGGTGTCTGATAACGTGCAGGTCGCACCGCAGGAAGTGGAAGTCAGCTCTTATCTGGTAGGTCAGATCGACTCTGAAGTGGGCGAAGACGACTTCAACGACTTCCAGCTGTAA